Genomic window (Neurospora crassa OR74A linkage group VI, whole genome shotgun sequence):
ACGGTGACTCGACTTACAGCGTGGTCTTGATGCTCTCGGTTGGCGTCACGGCCAGTAGTGACTCAGTCACACCGGCGCCAAAGCCGGCAAGGACGGTGCCTGGCCCAGAGAGCTTGCCGTTGGAATCGGAGAGGAGCTTCTTGTACTGGTCAAAGGCGACGAATCCTGTCCCACATCTTGTTTAGCGActgttttcttctttggtcTCTTGATGTGTCTGGGAACCGTACGAATGCCTGCCTTGAGCGAGTTGCCGATAATCAGAGTCGTGCAGCCGGCATACCATTGCGCGCCAAAGGGCGGCCATGGGAGCTTCTGGCCCTCGGCTAACCTGCGGTTGAGCTGGGTGCGAGTCTTGGCGACTGTTGCGAACAGTTAGATAATTCGGTGTTTGTCGCGATGGACTAGTCGTCGAGAGTCTATGGGTACGTACATTCGGCGGGATATGTGATggctgtttgtttgttgttaGCGCTATTGCGACCGCGGTTTTTCTGGCAGTGCGTGACTCGGATCAAGACTCACCAATCTCGACGGCGCCGGCAGTCGCACCAGCGAGAATGGAACGAAGGGCACTGGGGCCCTTGACGGCTGGGTGAGCCCGGGCATTATCGTCCTTTGTGGCGGCAGAGGACATTTTGGCGGAGAGACAGACAGGCTGGCGACAACTGAAGAGAGACTGGAAGATGGAACTGAATTTGGTTGGCTTAGTTGCGACGACAAGAAGATGGGACGGGAATAATTCAATTGGAAAGTTTGACATGGAATGACGCCGTTGCTCCGATTGCGGGGCCCCCACTCATGCGTTCCCGTCCCGTAGGTCTCTTTCAGTGGATCCGTCTTCTCCACTTTTGACGAGTGACGAGAACCTTGAGAGCCTCTtcgttcttctttctcttttcatcCCGCCTCCTTCACCAACCACTTGGCTGTCACAACACCCGCCTCCCAATGTGCCGACGTCCTTATTGCCAGTATACGACTCGCAGTATCTTAGCCATCGGCAATATGCATGGCGGCCCTCTCTATTCTCTAGGCCAGCTGGGCTGAGCTGGGGGTCTTTCCTGAGACAAGACCACCAGATCGATCACCATACCTGGCTCAAACGCCCCAAGATTGCTACCGCTTACAGTGTCCGTCTACATCATGGAAGCGATAGATGACAACCACCCAGGAATGCCCAGCTCACCATTTCCGGTACCTTACAAAGACCTCCCACTCAAGCTTTGGCATGTTCAACGTTGGACAGTCGCAGTCATTCTGGGAAACTCGTTTCGTCTTGGTCGGACACGGAGACCTGTCCATGGAATCAGTCAACACTGAGGACGACGTGGACGGCTTGGTCAATATTTTTTAATGATGCTTGCCATCTGGATAACGAGGCCCCTATTCTGAAAAACATCACGTCCAACAGCGAGCGCTAACTCTTCGGGTGGGAGGGGGGATTTGTGTATATCACCTGATCCTTTCAAGTGAGACTTTCCCTACGGATGCCTGGACTTCCTCACAAAACGTTCCGCTGTTAATATAACGGTGTTTGTTCGGTTTTTTACTTCATCAGTTTCACACCACGTTATTCGACTATCGTATCAAACCATTTGACGTTGGGCGACTACCATGCCGCACCTCTTATGTTCTCAGCCGTCCTCCGACACCCATGTCGATTCCGAACATTGGCAGCCCAAAACATCCAATCGCTATCAACCTCCCAATCTCTGCTGCACAGCCATCAACACATGTCGAACATATGTGATGTGCCATGAGTTCAACTCGTCTCGGTGCGCATCAAATATTCTGGCTCAGGACCACACACGACCGCACTTCACACCCCTAGTTATGTGCTCGTTAGCGCCGACATAGCCACTGGCCACCCTCCCAGGCCAAGTGAAAGCCACACGCAATGTGACCCGGTTGGCAGGTGGCAAGGCATTTTCCATATAGGGGTTTGTCAACCTGTCCGCCTTCCATTGTGATACCAACCATGACAAGGCGCCATGGCGCTTACTCTGAGGCCCCGCACCTTCGCCGGCCTGCTCACTGCTGCCGCCCTAGTACTCGATCAAGGCATGGCTGGAGTATCTACATAATGAGCGGCATAAAGCTGACGGtccttccctctctttcCCCGAACCCCATCGAGTGAACGACATACTGATCCAGTGAGCCGTGTTATTATCATCATCCTGTCTTATCGATCCAACCCCCTCGAGCGTCACCATGTCACAGCCATTCTGGCATACCGTGCCATCTCCGGAAGATACGGAGCCTATCCCGAACTTGAAACTTCCGCCGAAGCTTTGGCATGTTCAGCATTTCCAATCCCGATCGATCAATCTCAAGGACGGTGGCTTCCAAGCCCGGAACCCTTTCCTTGACATCCGTACCTGCGATGCGCTGAAGATGGAGGCAGGTAGGCATTTCAGATGGGGCACACGGGATTGGGATTCCTGTTTCCTCTCTGCCTTCGACGATCAGGTTCACGCAGATAATTGGGCCAAGTTATGGTGCCTTGAGAAACCCGTCCTTGTCTACGAGTTGGACACGTCCAAGTTACCAGCCGGCACCACACTATTCCAGTCAACTGCGTTGTGTCGATCCTTGGATATTGGTCACCCGTGGATGGAGGACGAATGGATCTTCTATCAGCAAATTCCAGCTAGCTGTATCGCTAGACGATACTATCCTTGGAGCAACTATGAGCGCATCTTCCAATCCCCAAGTAAGTACAGCTGTGTAGCGGCCCAGGCTCGGTGCGATATTGGAAAACAGTGAGCAGAAAACTGACATTTCACAAAGTACATCTCACGGTCTTGGCTGAGGTTCTCGTGGGTGCCGAATGGCTTCCCCCACGGAATACCGACGGGCCTAGGCCGCCCAGTCCGGCCGAGACTGAAGAAGACCAGGACGACTTGGACGCCTTAACCGGTAGGATGAACGGATTAGAGCTCGAGAATGATGCCAGCATATCAGAAGGCGATGCCTGCGAGGACGATGAGTCCACACAGGAGGCTGTCAAAATCAATCCGGCCGACGACGCACCCAACGGCATTGCTTCGGCACCCGAGAAAGATGTTGATGCCAATCCGATCGTTTGTGCACCAAACCACAGTGATTCAGTAAGGCAAGAGGGCACCGACTCTAGACTGACCGACGATATCCCGAAGACCAATAACGCAGCAACAGAGGACACCGATCCTACGCCAACTGTTGATACACCGTCAACCCCGGAGATGGGCACTGACACTCAACTCAGCGGCGAAACCATAGTGGCTGAGGATCCAACACAAGGAGAAGAGGTTATCAATTCCGTTTCGAAGGATGATTCGTCGAGGGCCAATTCTGGTGGCCCCATCCAGCAGAAGATCATCTGCCAGGTCAATAAGGAGATCTCGGGAACCAAATCGACTTTCTCGGTGATGGTACAGTTCGAAATCCGGGCCGCAGAGGTGGTTTAGGGTTGCTTTCATGGCGTGCTTCATGTTATGTTCTTTCGGTGATAGCGCTGTGTCCTTGCTGTTTGACAAGTATGAGTTGTTGTTCGGAAGCCGAGAAACTCTTCTGATGAGAGACTTGGGAAGCTTGAGCTAACCTATATCTCGAGAGGACTGTAGGTGTTCTAAAGTGTGGAAGGTTCATTCCAACTCGAATTTGTTTGCGGACTACTTTACTTGGTCTAGctcgccttttttttttctattttcctCTTCAAGTCGTTAATCAAGCATGTTCCCCATTATTGGGACTGTTTCCACCCACCGTACCAAAGAAATGGAAAGTTGTTAATTCAAACATTCCCTTTCGGTTTGTCTATAAACTCCACAAACCATGAAGCTCAGGCTCAccaaacaacatcaacacctccGGACCTCTACCATCTCGTTGCGACAACATCTTGTTACACAACCCGTACACGCTCAGCCCATCACGACCATGGATCCCGAACCTTCCCGTTTAGTCAAGTCCACCCGACCAGCTTTCCCGCTCGTTTTTGTTATCCACATCCAATACCCTGTCTCACTAGCCGCGTAGACATCAACTCGGTCCCTTAGAATGGACGACACGTACAGCCAAGCTAAAAGTCCACAGTATTCCGTCAGTCGATGGAGCAATCaagccttttttttcgagTTATGACCAATCTCTCTACTATTCCCTACCATTATCACATTTCATCCATTCAATCTATCTTAGGTTCTCAAGGTTCAGCTCTAGACTCCCCAAAGCCTTGAACAAACACCACATGACCTTTCTTCGCGACCAGATATTGATGGTCGGTCATCAGGTAAAACGGCGAACCTGGGTTGTTCGAGAACCGCAAACCTTTCCCCATCGATGGATGGTAGCAGATATATGTACATCATATCTACGCACCTAGTGGTATAGAATTTTGATATATTGACTGTAGAAGCGGTATAAATTCACAGTCCTTCCCAGCCAGCAGATCTCCAACTACATTCACCATAACCACATCTTCACTTGTACTATCAAGATCAACATTATAAGCAAACCAACGAAACCAATCAAAATGTCTTCAAAGCCAGGCTCAGACATCGCACCCTCGGCTCCCAACACTGGCGGCGCTGGTATCTATGGCACTTTTGGCCCCTCTGGCTCTTCTAGCTCTTCCGGCTCATCTGGTTCCTCTGGATCTTCGGGCTCTTCTGGTTCTTCGGGCTCTGCTGGTTCCTCGGGGACGGGACCTGCCCCTTCTAGTAATTGAGAGTGCCTCTCCACAAGTACAGTTGGACAAGTTCCTACCTCTAAGATAAGGCAGATGGGTCGAAGCTGGTTGGAAATTTGCtttgaagaaaaagacatGATGCTGGGGACAAGCCGGGGGCATTGAGGTTGAAGACGGGTACGAAGATCTAAAAGTTTAATTGATCACGATGTATGTAGCTGAGAGGCTAACAAACATGTGGGAATGAACTTTCGGGATAAACGTGCAGTAAAGTGTGCCACTCGCTGGTGAGAGTCGAAGCTATAATGATAATATGCGGCAGTAGCATGCCATTGAATCTGATGTCTAATAGAACAGAGCATTCAagcatacctctacgtagGACAAACAACATGCCGGCGAAACCCGCTGCTACAAGAAAGAGCAAAGGATGTCGAAGAACATGCCCATGACCGGACGCGCTGCAAACCTCAACATTTCTGAATTTTCTTCTACCTACCTCGCGAGCTTTCAGCTGGCCAGTTTGAAACTGTACTACCTCACTGCTAGTCCCTTGGCTGAcattacctagaggtaggtatcgtATCACCTCTACTCCATTCCTTCTCCTGGTACCCCTACTTAATTTCCTTCCTTGTCAGcattttccttttccatttCTTTATTCACCCCGCCCGTCTCTTCCCTCATTCACCCATTCTTGCTCCCCCCGTACTGCATCGATCCCTCGATCCTGAGACGGTCAAACGCTGCCAAGGGGTCGGAGGAAGTGAACGTGGAGGTGGTGTTTGTTGTTCCGGTAGAACTGGACGTCTTGTTACTAGAGCTGGTCGTAGTCGACGAGGTGGTATTGTTGTTCGAGGAAGAACCATCTTGTGCAGTGGAAGATGTGGTGTTGTCGGAGGTAGAGGTGTTTGAGGAGGACATCTTGAGGTTGGCGGTTCTGTCTTCACTTTAAGCTATCTATAGGTGTGGTAGTCAAGGGaataggtaagtaagtaagtacaGGAGCCTAAAACTCACGTATCAATTTGGGAGAGAGAGGCTGGTTATATCCCCTTCGAGTACACTCCGAGAATTCAGGGAACATCCCGTCTGGACAAGGAAATGGAGGGTTTGTCAATAACATTCCATCCCTTGTGGTTCAGTGAAATTATTGTGGTTCGGTTTTCCATTCATTGATCACAATTAACATTTGATCTCATGCTTCATCTATACCACCATCATAAAGGAATCAGGCCTCACCTCTTCACCTGTGTatgggaagggaaggttCAGATTCCCCCGAGACATCTACCAATTGGTAATACCAAATGACCCTTGATGACTTGTGTTGGTTCCCCGTGCTTGCACTTGGTTGAGCCATGGACTCGAGAAGCTAGACTACctagcctcttcctcttccccaccGCTTAGACCCAGACAAACCATGTATAAGTACGACTCAATCTTATCAACTCTCAGCTTTCTAGGTACCCTCCTTCAAAATTTGTATGTACCTGCATTCCCTCCACCCTAGGTACTCGCTTTACCTGCCTTCTTGCACGCAAACTAGGTACCCAACATGAGTACAAACAACGCATCCCACATCTGGGACAAAGAACCAAAAGTGTCTTCTGTGACCACCACCTGCACCGCTGGATCTTCCGGCTTTGGTACCTCTGGCTCTTCTAGTTCAACCTCTGGGGAAATTGGAGGGACAGCACCTGCTCCTGGGACTATTACTGTCACtacaactattaatattgtatttacaCCGGCTAACTTAATAAAGCCGTAAGTAGGTAAATCTAGTAGTAAGGAATATTGAAtgtaaatagtagtaggtagctGAACTTAGAAGATGAAGTTTGTAGAaatatctacctacctacttacctctaaGCATATAAATGCGGTATCTACGTACAAACGTAAATAGGAAAGAGGGCCCGAGTTTGAGCTTTATGTTGTTGGATACGATATTAACGTACACCGAACATGGAGACGAAAGATCCTTAGAACTTCTAAGTCGAATTTGCAATTCGGTTTCCACTAGCGAAATTCAATTGGTATTCATATTGGCTGGAGGTAGCAAACTACTTCAGACTTTAGACTACGGCTGAACAGATAGGTAGCCAAGTACTCTCCTCAGCATATTGGATCTCCCAGAGCTATCAAACTCCCCAATCTCAACAGAATAATAGAATGACTTACCACCGACATCTCGAGTCCAATGCATTGCGCAAACACATTTCATATCAACACAACTGACACAGCCATATACGGTGTATCATCGCAGATCCGAGGAATGAACCTAGCCAAGGTATATCTTCACATACTTCTCCACCCTCGTTCAtaccaccttcttctcctccactaTCTCCATCAGAATCAACATTTACAACACCCACGAGGTTAACCATCAGTTACAATTCACACCAATCCTCCAGTCCAAAGtgaaaacaaacaaacaaaatgTCCAGTTCCGACTCCAACGACTCCGGTTCTACCATCGAAATTGGCCGTGGTAACGGCGGCGGAggatcttcctcttccggtGGTTCTTCCGGTGGTTCCTCCTCAGGCGGTGGTTCTTCAACATCCTCCGAATCGGGCTCGGGTTCGGGATCGGGATCGGGCTCCACTCATGTGTGGGAAACCATAGAGACCACTACCGAGGTGATTGAGACGTACACTGAAACAGAATGGGGGGGTAAGGGTTCGTCGGGCAAGAGCAGGAAGCGCTAGGCTTGGCTTCTAGGTTGACTTGGTGGATGGGTAGGTGTTCAGGGGACAGGGGTCAACATGAGCAAAAAAGTTTAAATGAGGGTGTGCATCAAAGCGACTTGAAAAAAAGTGACGATGAGGTCGACGAGAGGGAAAATAGGtggaaggtaggtaccatagTCGGCAGGCTTATGAAGGAGACGGTGGTCAAAACTTGAGTTGACTCAGCTTGGTACATCCCAGCCCGGTTCTGAGTTCGTTGCAGTGTTGACCGTTGCAGTGTCACCTGGAGGTACCTGAAGTCGTTGTCTTATAAGTCACAGTGGCCATATCTTCTTCCtgactcccactcccactgccactctttcttccactccttccctccttccctttctcATGCCTAATTCCCAGCTCCCCTCCATTCCACATGACTGATCCTCATGTCTATAAATCCGTACATCCAACACCTCTACTTCACGGCACTCGATCTTCTTTCCTTGACCTTCTAttcataggtacctaggtaggttcCAATCAATTCACCTCCCAGTCCCTCCTTGCTCCCGCTTCCGCTCCCTGTCCATCTCTTATATACGTTCCTATTCCTCCCTCGTCCATTACATCCCCCCGTCAAACTCACACTTCCACAAGTTCCCCAGCGCAACCCTCCTACCTATTCCTGCCCACCCTTgtagcccccccccccccccacctcGACATCACTTCTCGCTTCGAACCTGAACTTGGCATCCTCTTGATTGTAGAAACCTTCCAGTCATGGTAGCGCGTtataagtagaggtacatgtAGATGTGACTCGCGTGCCGCTTCGAGTTGGGCTTTTGACAAATGTGTACCTCTCGAGCCGCGTGTCGATGCCCCCGCtgtaatataagtataatcgGTGCCTCTGGACATGATATGCATGGTGTAGATGGTGTAGATGGTCGTTAGGTGGGCCATGATCTCTTCGATTGTATGTGGAGGTTGGGGTGGCCATGTTTGGGAAGAAGGGGCGGGGGAGAGGAAAGATTGGGTTGGTGAAGGGAGGACGGGGCGGTTGGTTCTTCGCGTACGGGTTGTAGGGGGGaaagtcaaagtcaaagaggtgtagaaggaagggggatgGACGTGGGCATGTCGGTATTGACGctggttttggtggtggtgatagttCATCTTTAATCCTTGGGCTTTGATTCACTGGTTCGGTGGTTCGTTGAAAGAACACTGGGAATCTCAGGTGGAAGCATGAAGAGCTAGTAAGAACCTACGGAATTTGACCTTATCATTGAAATCAGGGGCATTTATCAGCTTTGCTCTGTTCTGTTGGCTTTTGGTTTCACTTTGTGCAAGAACGCCCGCCCAACAAGATGGAAAGTTGGCCAGCACTTACAGATGCTTTGTGGGTCGCCAAAGTACCTCGCAGCAAGTCACTTAATCGCAACAGGGGACGTGTTTTCCCAGCAATTTTTACTTCATTCATTTACTACCAGTTATACCTGGTAGCGAGTCCCATATACACAGGTGGACCACAAACTTCTATCTAAGGAAGGGAGATAGAACTTGCTTGTCCAAAAGGGGGAGGTGGCAAACACCTCAGTGAGAAGAGAACACTCTGACACAACAGTCCAACACCATTCACTGTCCATGTCACCGAGTAGTAGGTAGCCATGACAGATACCCGGCGACTCCTCAACTCTTTCCTAACTGCGTCAATTCATTTCCAAACTCTCATCAACTTCGTTTTCATACGTGGCATAGCCATGTGAGTAACATGTGAGTGACATGCGCTTAGCAGCCAACGTAGATAGCTATCATTCACCCGTTAGCCCATGTCCCAAGACAACACCCACAAGAAAAAACAGGAGTAACTCACAGTTGGCAAACAAGGCATAGGTATCAGCATGCTTCAAGTTCTGGCTTCCAGACAATTGGCGCACACAGCTGTAGCCATAGCATCCACTCTGGTCCGAGGTGCCCTGGATCTGGCTCAAGTGGGTGACCTCgtggagggtggtggtggcctggTCCTGGGCATGGCACTGGCTGCTCAAGCTGGACAGGGCGCTAAAGTACAGCGGGCAGTTGACCATGAAGCTAGCGCTGGGGAGGGTGTAGGCGAGGACACCAGACGAGCAAGCATTGTAGACGTCGGAGCAGTAGTAGCGGGCATAgccggaggtggtggagcCGCACTCGTTAGCGACGCGGGCGAAGACGCCGGCGACGGTGGAGCGggtggacgaggacgacgacttGAAGTACTCGGTCATCTTGGAGGCGGAACCGGACGAGGCGACCTGGCTGGCGCGGGCGGCGAGAGCGCGGCAGTTGGACATGGCAGTGCGGGTGGCGGAGCCGCGGGAGCCGGTGCAGTCGGACTGCACGATGGAGCGCTTCTCGTGGAAGACGCGGCGAGCctgggaggcggcggcgccgtcgACGGAGGCGGTCACGATGTTGGACGAGTAAGGGAGAGTGCCCTTGAGCTCAGTCGAGTTGACGTGGGCATACTGCAGAATACCGGCAACCTTGACGTCGAAGGAGCCGCCCTGGGAGAGGTCGTGGACCTCGGCCGAGTCCCAGGAGGTCTCAACGGTCTCGCCAGGGGCGATCAGCTGGAAGGCATCCTCGGGGAGGGCAGAAGTGGCGATGCGGAGGCGGAGACCATCGAAGGCGACGGGGCCGGCTGGAGAGTGTTAGTTTGTTGTGTGATGTGTTGTGGGGGGCCAAGACAGGGGGATGGGGGTTGCGCGATGCCAAGACTGTGGACTAGTGACGTGAGAAGGCGGTCAAGACTGAGGACTTACAAGCGGAAAAGATCTGGGTCTTCTCAACAGCAGTGTTGTCGAGGATGGAACCAGTCTTGAGGACCTTCAGATGCTCCTTgccggtgttggtgatgctggCCTTgacgttggtgttgttgacgaCCTCGATCTTGACGTCGAGGGGGCCGCCGCGCTGAGTCAAGTCAACGCTCATGGCGGAAGCCACGGAggcaaggagggagagaccGGCGAGGAACTTCATTGTTGCGAaggctgttgttgaggtGCGAACTGAGTTGTCTGGAGAGCACTGCTGATCTCTTGGTCCGGATtagagggaggaggatgccgCCTTAAATAGGAGTCGGAAGTCGACTCTTTCCCGATGCCATGATGCTAAGGCTCGGCCAAACGCCGGCCTTCATCCGTTACCCCCAACGCCAGACTATACGCAAAtaggaagatggagaagagaAGTTGCCGAAGTTGCAGTGTGCCTGGAAGCCGATGGACATCCAGGCGGATGTGGAGACGAGAAAGGAATGTCGTTTTTGCACGTGGCTTCAGATAAGCAGAAGCATGATATGAGCCAAGGTGCGGCTCTCAATGCTTCCATGGGGGTTCCATGTCTGGTAATGGCAGTTGATGTCTCGGGAAGTTGAATCAAGGCGCATAAACCCGTGTCTTGCGGAAGTGGGAATTAAGTGTCCCCACGATTCGTCAAAGGGTCTTGTTTCTGGTCAGCCAAAACTGACGTAGGTACGGAGTCCGGAGTTTGACAATAGTCGAATATGGGGAATCCCATCCCGCTAGTAACCCACAGTCCACCGGCTAGGTAGCTTAGCTTGGAGGCGGTGAACTCATTAACGCCGCAGTAAGGCCTCTGAAGATTTGGGGCAGCTTCCCGCGCAAATAGTGTACATATAATAGTCCATATTTCATCAACAGCTAAGGCACAACCAACGCATTTCGACTGCGGGCGGTGATGACACAGAAATTCCGGGGTGGTCAGGTTTGTGAGCAACCAAACAAGGCCAACCCCCTTGTTTAGCGTCGCTCGATCCCGAAGTTTGGCCTGAAATGCTCGGGACACGGGGCTCTGCCGAAGAGGATGTCGAGATTAACTCGGTTGGGAAGGAGGTTGTGCTCAAGGCGGTTTCAGAGTCGCATGGCATTAATCCGTCCCTGAATGGATTGATTGGAGGGTTTCATTGCTCCATATGTAGTTGCTTCTTGCCATCCGGATTTGCGGGGAATCGAGCTAGCTCCGGGATTTGAACGGGATTAGAGTTCCGACAGGCTTGAGGCTGATGTCCACCGGCTTATATCACGGTTTTGAGTAGCTGAATTCCATCATGGTGTGACTTTTGTCCATACCTAATTTCCCGTCTGTACTGCCTGAACATGAAGTCAGTAGGTGATCATCTGTATCAGTCATCTGTTCACCAAAACCCTACCGTTCTGGACGCCCGTCATCGGATCCCGCCGTTGGTCAGTGCGGTGCACCTCCACTGTCTTAATGTTGATCCTCACCGagaccttcctcctccgtgTCTATTTGGTGGAAAGTGGGCACCGATCGGCGATCATCCCGCAACTCTACCTGGCATCGTCGGAGCAATGCCGGATCCTCGTTGCCCTCCCCCATGCCAGGACGAGGTGGCATTCTCGTGTCTTCTTTAGCTTCACCTTCCTGATGTAGGCTCCATATCCGTAACTGCCTTTTGTGAAGACAATAGTTAGCTTTGTTGTGCAGTCTTTATCACTATCACGGGAGAATCTGATTGCTCTGGCGGTTCGGGGCACAAGTTCGATGCAGTTCTGTGAGCTTGTAGGTTGCCTCGTGTCGATGGCCGAGAAGATGGAATTCTCACAATGTTCCTGGAGGACGTGAAGTATGGGGAaagcctccttttcctttgccCCTGGGGATCCCAAGCCAAACTTGTGGGGTGGATGCACGATCGTCATCTGTAATGAAGATGCCTCTTGTGCCTCGTTACGCCTCATGGTGGAATGGCCAATGAAGGAAGTTTAGCGAGCGGTAATGACCTTGCTGTAGAGGATCGATCGTTGTGAGAACAAGGTACCATAATAGTCGTTCGTGTGACTTGCTCGCTTCCGTTGTGACGTGAGGGTGTCAAGGTTGATGTGTGAATCGTGTAAGTGACGGTGCAGCGAATCGGAGTTAGACAATGGCTGAAACTGGAGGGCAGAACCAGAAGGGAAGGTGGGGATAGCATTAGCTGGGCCATCGGCTGGACGGTGCCGAGGTTACAGTGAAGATGGAGTCGATTCTCTGCCTTGATCCTTGACGTGCATGAAGACATCGTCAAGCGTTCCGTCAGTTGAGACAGCTGGCGCCAAGGCAGATATGAGGACGTGGGATTCTCGTAATCTTGACCGCAAGAGAGATCGGACTGTTATGAAAGCCGATGGGCTGCTGTGTAGCATCTTTCAACTTGGCATCGTCTTTGAACCGGCAGCTCGATTGCTTTCTGTCCTTGAAAGTCTCCGGTACCACAGTCTCGCCTTGCTGACCCCGCCCTGTATCTTGACGAACAGGTGACAAAAGCCGAGGTAAGTAACGCTGCGAATATGTATCTATCGCAGCCACTTGATCTCGCCTTATCTTTGCTGATAGTAGGATGTCAACAGTGCAACATTGATTCTTCCTCAATCAACCCACAATTTGATCTGTTCACATTGCCCGTTCCATTCGAACTCTGGACCATCGTCAGCAATCAATCAGCAAGAACTCAGACACTTTTCGTCGAGCGCAATTTAACGACTTCTGCCGTCGACTTCCTCAGCGCTAGCCATCTTCTCACCGAACACCACCTCCCACGATGTCTTCCCAATCGCTCattcctctctccctctccatctcccaaCCTTcgccctctctctctccgcccaccgtcctcctcaccctcgccAACACCTCCCCCGATGTCCCTGTCACCCTCCTCACCTGGTCATCCCCTCTCGACTCCCTCGCCCTGCAACTCGGCCTCATTCAAGTCTCATCCCCTTCCAACCCTTCCAACAAGATCGACATTCCTCAGCTGATGATCAAGCGCGCCATGCCTCCTCCCGAGGATGCACTGGTCACCCTGGGTCccggagaaaagaagagtcgggaggtggtgttgagggaGCCGATTGTCGATGGAGATAAACTCTTGGagttggcggaggaggggaaggtgggggttagggttgtatGTGGaaaggacaaggaggaggagcaggacgGCGGGGTAGTGGTTTgggtggggaagaagagggaggaggttaGTCCTGAGGAGGTTGCAATGCtgggaaggggaaaggaagCTAAGAGGTGGAAGGTTGAGAGTGAGGTTTTTGGGATGAAGGTTGATGGGGCGTGATGTGGTTTGTTTGGTGttgccttttttttaaaaaaaaagaaagaagaaaaggaaaagatgaCATGGAGGGGTGCGACCTAGTCTAGTCTAGGGTTGGGGTTTAGTGTGTCAGGAAGCAATCAGACCTGGGGATGCTGCGAAGA
Coding sequences:
- a CDS encoding metallo-endopeptidase, whose amino-acid sequence is MKFLAGLSLLASVASAMSVDLTQRGGPLDVKIEVVNNTNVKASITNTGKEHLKVLKTGSILDNTAVEKTQIFSASGPVAFDGLRLRIATSALPEDAFQLIAPGETVETSWDSAEVHDLSQGGSFDVKVAGILQYAHVNSTELKGTLPYSSNIVTASVDGAAASQARRVFHEKRSIVQSDCTGSRGSATRTAMSNCRALAARASQVASSGSASKMTEYFKSSSSSTRSTVAGVFARVANECGSTTSGYARYYCSDVYNACSSGVLAYTLPSASFMVNCPLYFSALSSLSSQCHAQDQATTTLHEVTHLSQIQGTSDQSGCYGYSCVRQLSGSQNLKHADTYALFANSIYVGC